One Alnus glutinosa chromosome 3, dhAlnGlut1.1, whole genome shotgun sequence genomic region harbors:
- the LOC133864152 gene encoding probable 2-oxoglutarate-dependent dioxygenase AOP1, which produces MGSETHPKVPVIDFSGEKLKPGTSSWSLTSKDVRSALEEYGCFIAVYDKVSKEIENAIYHAGKEVFELPTETKLRNVAQRTYHGYVGDISLVPLHESTGIDNATTVEGTKRFTDLMWPNGNENFSETMLSYSKLVGDLDQIVQRMIFESYGLEKYYDPHNESTYYLLRLMKYRVPETNESNIGFRAHTDKSFTAIIHQIYIDGLEIATKDDEWIACELLPYSFVFFAGDALLGWSNGRIRSARHRVVLNTKEERYSVGLFSFSAGMVQVPEELVDEQHPIRFQAFDHQKFLRFFETEEGRNAECPIQAYCGA; this is translated from the exons ATGGGCTCTGAAACTCATCCAAAAGTTCCTGTCATTGATTTTTCCGGCGAAAAATTGAAGCCTGGAACTTCTTCTTGGTCCTTGACAAGCAAAGACGTTCGGAGTGCACTAGAAGAGTACGGATGTTTCATAGCAGTGTACGATAAAGTTTCAAAAGAGATTGAAAACGCAATTTACCATGCAGGAAAAGAGGTCTTTGAGCTCCCGACAGAAACAAAATTGAGAAACGTTGCTCAGAGGACTTACCATGGTTATGTGGGAGATATCTCCCTTGTCCCTTTGCATGAAAGCACAGGCATCGATAACGCAACAACCGTAGAAGGAACAAAAAGATTTACTGATCTCATGTGGCCCAATGGGAATGAGAATTTCAG TGAGACCATGCTTTCGTACTCAAAGCTAGTGGGGGATTTAGATCAAATAGTACAAAGAATGATTTTTGAAAGTTATGGTTTGGAGAAGTACTATGACCCTCACAACGAGTCCACATATTACCTTCTTCGGCTCATGAAATATAGAGTGCCTGAGACAAATGAGAGTAATATAGGCTTTCGTGCTCATACGGACAAGAGCTTCACTGCAATCATCCATCAAATTTATATTGACGGATTGGAGATCGCAACGAAGGACGACGAGTGGATTGCTTGCGAGCTATTGCCGTATTCCTTTGTCTTCTTTGCTGGTGATGCACTCTTG GGATGGAGCAATGGCAGAATTCGTTCAGCTAGACATCGAGTCGTTCTGAACACAAAAGAAGAGAGGTACTCAGTCGGGCTGTTTTCGTTCAGTGCTGGAATGGTACAAGTTCCTGAGGAGCTGGTCGATGAGCAACATCCAATACGGTTTCAGGCATTTGATCATCAAAAGTTCCTTCGTTTCTTCGAGACGGAGGAAGGCCGGAATGCTGAGTGTCCTATCCAAGCATACTGTGGTGCTTGA